Proteins encoded by one window of Anaerosalibacter sp. Marseille-P3206:
- a CDS encoding Ig-like domain-containing protein: protein MKKSISLLLSIALLLTTFTPSLASSQDDFYKQAGEILGNVKVLQGNASGDLMLNNYLNRQDMVVLVSRLFKEESVARNSSAKIPFKDVTNSFYKPYISWSVNKGLIVGKTETKFGFDETVTVQQLQTVLLRALGYNEEAKDWANVPTFASGLGIMDNIDVQPNDVLIRGLMASMTVNALRINKKGTNTTLAESLNLNIPSPFNVESAYTINRDTLKVEGIATGTNTLKLHIKPISKGITAGEKSVDVALQSDGRFSVEVKGLESGEYSYAFTNGSYYTKYENFNIKELPLELVDIKADNLKEIKLTFSKAIDKSTALFTSNYYTNAGNIKKVRLEDGDRQVVLTLADNSTMINQKKYNLSIYKIKSLNGEELSIKDEEFTVFDNAVPNVEKVKQLGNKMLKIYFSEPIKPARNSNFTIDGKRFSGSVRNEDNIVYLTFYTTLDEGMHTLTTNYIEDYVGYKSVEEAIPFEIIKDTEAPKLIEARATLEEVTLTFDEEIDTNTASRNNFYWKYGSLKRYPTQVKVSGEEVILDFSNNKLQANKKETIYVDGVADYSGNKLRYGEINVVPAVDLSTPEVVSIRVSDNGKEINVYYNKNVVANNRSFYTIKDKDNKLISIKDITGSGREYKIVLFQPLPVGTNTLTIQGVYDTTTLKNVIYPYTKTIDMKDLTPPRVISHSGKDRQITLQFSKIMDMSTITNPNNYLVKFGNFRMFLPQDTQFDTLSDGKMLMITLPETIEGKEVKVGTSGNLTEIQILGVKDISGNLIEPITLNFTSYTTMKGKAIDFYQTEPGYQAVYEDPNEIKIKFDQPIVDAKPDDFSIHGRTIYDVIVDGSEVITLRLDNSNSTEPPTLSIKNTNKMKTMIELDVQGGTINILDKVAPRVKDDNYHLRTNYSTIELTFTEKLQDELKSLFARDLIIIDPSGNVLSDSSYSTSLSRDYCTINIKINNKESGSYRIMIKDKPDFIMDKSGNRTESGGQSFYAD, encoded by the coding sequence ATGAAAAAATCGATATCACTATTATTGTCGATTGCACTACTACTAACAACTTTTACACCTAGTCTAGCAAGTTCACAAGATGATTTCTATAAACAAGCTGGCGAAATACTAGGTAATGTAAAAGTATTGCAAGGTAATGCAAGCGGAGACTTGATGCTAAATAATTATCTTAATAGGCAAGACATGGTAGTTCTAGTTAGTAGACTATTTAAAGAGGAATCTGTAGCTAGAAATAGTTCAGCAAAAATTCCTTTTAAAGATGTAACCAATTCTTTTTACAAACCATATATATCTTGGTCTGTAAATAAAGGTCTTATAGTTGGTAAAACTGAAACAAAATTTGGTTTTGATGAAACTGTAACAGTTCAACAATTGCAAACAGTACTTCTAAGAGCACTAGGCTATAACGAAGAAGCAAAAGATTGGGCAAATGTACCAACATTTGCATCTGGATTAGGCATCATGGACAATATTGACGTACAACCAAATGATGTTTTAATAAGAGGTCTAATGGCTTCTATGACTGTAAATGCCTTAAGAATAAACAAAAAAGGTACTAACACAACATTAGCTGAATCACTTAACTTAAATATACCTAGTCCTTTCAATGTAGAAAGTGCATATACCATTAATAGAGATACACTAAAAGTTGAAGGTATAGCTACTGGTACTAACACACTAAAGCTACACATAAAGCCAATATCCAAAGGAATAACAGCTGGAGAAAAATCAGTAGATGTAGCCCTTCAAAGTGACGGAAGATTTTCAGTAGAAGTTAAAGGCCTAGAAAGTGGTGAATATAGTTATGCTTTCACTAATGGTAGCTACTATACAAAATATGAAAACTTTAATATAAAAGAACTTCCACTTGAACTAGTAGATATAAAAGCTGACAACTTAAAGGAAATAAAGTTAACATTCTCAAAAGCTATAGACAAAAGTACTGCTTTATTTACTAGCAACTACTATACAAATGCTGGCAATATAAAGAAAGTAAGACTTGAAGATGGAGACAGACAAGTGGTTTTGACATTAGCTGATAATTCAACTATGATCAATCAAAAAAAATACAACTTATCCATTTATAAAATCAAGTCATTAAATGGAGAAGAACTATCTATAAAAGATGAAGAATTCACTGTTTTTGACAATGCAGTACCAAATGTAGAAAAAGTAAAACAACTTGGAAATAAAATGTTAAAAATATATTTTTCAGAACCTATAAAACCTGCAAGGAATTCAAACTTTACCATTGATGGAAAAAGATTTTCTGGTTCTGTAAGAAATGAAGACAATATTGTTTACTTGACTTTCTATACTACATTAGATGAGGGAATGCATACTCTAACTACTAACTATATAGAAGACTATGTAGGATATAAATCCGTTGAAGAAGCAATACCTTTTGAAATAATCAAAGACACTGAAGCTCCAAAACTAATAGAAGCAAGAGCAACACTAGAAGAAGTAACATTAACATTTGATGAAGAAATAGATACTAATACAGCTTCAAGAAATAATTTCTATTGGAAATATGGGTCATTAAAAAGATATCCAACACAAGTAAAAGTATCTGGCGAAGAAGTTATACTAGATTTTTCAAACAACAAACTCCAAGCAAACAAAAAAGAAACCATATACGTAGATGGAGTAGCAGACTACTCAGGAAACAAGCTTAGATATGGAGAAATAAACGTAGTACCAGCAGTAGATTTAAGTACTCCAGAAGTAGTAAGCATCAGGGTTTCTGATAATGGAAAAGAAATAAATGTATACTACAACAAAAATGTAGTAGCTAACAACAGAAGTTTCTATACCATAAAAGATAAAGATAATAAACTAATAAGTATTAAGGATATAACAGGTTCTGGTAGAGAATATAAGATTGTACTATTTCAACCATTGCCAGTAGGTACAAATACATTAACCATACAAGGAGTGTACGACACTACAACTCTAAAAAATGTAATATATCCATATACAAAAACTATAGACATGAAAGACTTAACACCACCAAGAGTTATTAGTCACTCAGGTAAAGATAGACAAATAACACTTCAATTTAGCAAAATAATGGACATGAGTACAATTACAAATCCAAACAACTATTTAGTTAAATTTGGTAATTTCAGAATGTTTTTGCCACAAGACACTCAATTTGACACTTTAAGTGATGGAAAAATGCTAATGATTACTCTTCCAGAAACTATTGAAGGAAAAGAAGTAAAAGTCGGTACATCTGGTAATTTAACAGAAATTCAAATACTAGGAGTTAAAGATATATCCGGAAATTTAATAGAACCAATAACGCTTAATTTTACTTCATATACAACAATGAAGGGAAAAGCAATAGATTTCTATCAAACTGAACCAGGATACCAAGCAGTGTATGAAGATCCTAATGAAATAAAGATAAAATTTGATCAACCAATAGTAGATGCTAAGCCAGATGACTTTTCAATACATGGAAGAACCATATATGATGTAATTGTAGATGGTTCCGAGGTCATCACCCTAAGACTTGATAATTCAAATAGTACAGAACCACCTACATTGTCTATAAAAAATACAAACAAAATGAAAACTATGATAGAGCTTGATGTTCAAGGTGGAACAATAAATATACTAGACAAAGTAGCACCAAGAGTTAAAGATGATAATTATCATCTAAGAACTAATTATAGTACTATAGAACTAACTTTTACTGAAAAACTCCAAGATGAACTAAAATCACTATTCGCTCGTGATTTAATCATCATAGATCCTAGTGGAAATGTACTTTCGGATTCTAGTTACTCTACTAGCCTAAGTAGAGATTACTGTACAATAAATATAAAAATAAACAATAAAGAAAGTGGTTCTTATAGAATAATGATAAAAGACAAGCCAGATTTTATCATGGACAAAAGTGGCAACAGAACAGAATCTGGTGGACAATCTTTCTACGCCGACTAA
- a CDS encoding CTP synthase: MPTKYIFVTGGVVSSLGKGITAASLGQLLKSRGLKVTIQKFDPYINVDPGTMSPYQHGEVFVTDDGGETDLDLGHYERFIDINLSKNSNTTTGKIYWSVLNKERKGEYLGRTVQVIPHITNEIKERIRRAEKEKEVDVVITEIGGTVGDIESLPFLEAIRQFKGDVGRGNCMYIHVTLVPYLTKAGELKTKPTQHSVKELRSIGIQPDVLICRTERPISEDMKEKIALFCDLEPNEVIQNLDAQTLYEVPLMMEEEGLPQLVIDHLNLKCNSLDLSEWRSIVEKVKNPQGKVTVALVGKYVELKDAYMSVAESLRHGGIENDVDVDINWIQSEDLTDENAHELLEDADGILVPGGFGDRGIEGKISAVKYARENNIPYFGICLGMQMAVVEFARNVVGLKDAHSSELKPDTTTPVIDLMPEQKDVDVLGGTMRLGLYPCKLTEGTKAQEAYKDELIYERHRHRYEFNNEYRDKMVENGLVISGISPDERLVEVVELKDHPWFVAVQFHPEFKSRPTRCHPLFREFIGACKEYNNK, from the coding sequence ATGCCTACCAAGTATATATTTGTTACGGGCGGAGTTGTTTCATCACTAGGTAAAGGTATTACAGCTGCAAGCTTAGGGCAGCTTCTAAAAAGTAGGGGTCTTAAAGTTACTATACAAAAATTTGATCCATACATAAATGTAGACCCTGGAACTATGAGTCCCTATCAACATGGGGAAGTATTTGTTACAGATGATGGTGGAGAGACTGATTTAGATTTAGGCCACTATGAAAGATTTATAGATATTAACTTAAGTAAGAACAGTAATACTACCACAGGAAAAATTTATTGGTCAGTATTAAACAAAGAGAGAAAGGGAGAATACTTAGGAAGAACAGTTCAAGTAATTCCCCATATAACAAATGAAATAAAGGAAAGAATCAGAAGAGCTGAAAAAGAAAAAGAAGTAGATGTTGTTATCACAGAAATAGGTGGTACTGTAGGTGATATCGAAAGTTTACCTTTCTTAGAAGCTATAAGACAATTTAAAGGTGATGTTGGTAGAGGAAATTGCATGTATATTCATGTAACATTAGTTCCTTATCTAACAAAGGCAGGAGAACTAAAGACTAAACCAACTCAACACAGTGTAAAGGAACTTAGAAGTATAGGAATTCAACCAGATGTGCTTATTTGTAGAACAGAAAGACCTATTTCTGAGGATATGAAGGAAAAGATAGCTTTATTCTGTGATTTAGAACCAAATGAAGTTATTCAAAACTTAGATGCACAAACTCTTTATGAAGTACCACTAATGATGGAGGAAGAAGGACTTCCACAATTAGTTATCGATCACTTAAATCTTAAATGCAATAGCTTAGATTTAAGTGAATGGAGAAGCATAGTAGAAAAGGTAAAAAATCCTCAAGGAAAAGTAACTGTTGCCTTGGTAGGAAAATATGTAGAGTTAAAGGATGCCTATATGTCTGTAGCTGAATCATTAAGACATGGAGGTATTGAAAATGATGTAGATGTAGATATCAATTGGATTCAATCTGAGGATTTAACTGATGAAAATGCTCATGAGTTATTAGAAGATGCAGATGGAATATTGGTTCCAGGTGGCTTTGGAGATAGGGGAATTGAAGGGAAGATTTCTGCAGTGAAATATGCTAGGGAAAACAATATCCCTTATTTTGGAATATGCCTTGGAATGCAAATGGCTGTAGTGGAGTTTGCTAGAAATGTAGTGGGCCTTAAGGATGCTCATAGTTCAGAGTTAAAGCCAGATACAACTACTCCTGTTATAGATCTTATGCCAGAACAAAAGGATGTAGATGTATTAGGTGGAACTATGAGACTTGGTTTATATCCATGTAAATTAACTGAGGGAACTAAAGCTCAAGAAGCATATAAAGACGAACTAATATATGAAAGACATAGACATAGATATGAGTTCAATAATGAATATAGAGACAAGATGGTGGAAAATGGTCTTGTGATAAGTGGAATATCTCCAGATGAAAGGCTAGTAGAGGTAGTTGAACTAAAGGATCATCCTTGGTTTGTTGCTGTTCAATTCCACCCAGAATTCAAGTCTAGACCTACAAGATGTCATCCACTATTTAGAGAATTTATTGGAGCTTGTAAAGAATATAATAATAAATAG
- a CDS encoding S-layer homology domain-containing protein: MKRKFSRVLTLILLLSLVISNVSLAQIMFTDVDENHWAKEYVEDVVKQGFMYGYNDGTFRPGGNVNKIQALTMVSKLMDYTKEDLDVARNKYDNFVKQFPLSEGEKDILSFALYKEIVYEDLVTNTYFKDGKATDAEKLEVCVYLVRAMGLEEEARKGGGVLLFKDAEWIPDKACPYLHILIQKKILDSKGDSEGKFNPFQPITRGAMAKMLSLANADMDKNPQKELPVVEPKPVQPPVEDTEVQPLPIELNVKPEGNEILGNIVAKAGDFVIIESIDKKDSYKIVSNTSITVNGNTSTKESLEKGMTVKITVKEGNILSSIESESTNDILSGKILGVNLGANPSIKLESDDNTVKTVYLAEDTKVLVNGKSSLLFTLRENDTVKVEVINNLGIKIVVESLNGSLKGTIVEKNIEDDYLLVVEREDGSEHEYTLDKNVNIMRNGSQANFEQLRRKDVVNINLANGLVTDVDAMSVKGEDEGYIKGILISDEPQLIIGMENGKEETYDIMKSAFIKVDGKIVDIYGLRLGQYANVKLESDEIVELKIVTKKGK, encoded by the coding sequence GTGAAAAGGAAATTTTCTCGTGTTTTGACCCTAATATTGCTATTATCACTAGTGATATCAAATGTTTCACTTGCTCAGATAATGTTCACAGATGTAGATGAAAATCATTGGGCGAAGGAATATGTAGAAGATGTAGTGAAACAAGGTTTTATGTATGGATACAATGATGGAACGTTTAGACCTGGTGGAAATGTTAATAAAATACAGGCTTTGACTATGGTGTCAAAACTTATGGATTATACAAAAGAAGATTTGGATGTTGCTAGAAATAAATATGATAATTTTGTAAAACAATTTCCACTAAGCGAAGGGGAAAAAGATATTTTGTCTTTTGCATTGTATAAGGAAATAGTATATGAAGACCTTGTAACTAATACCTATTTCAAAGATGGAAAGGCTACTGATGCTGAAAAATTAGAAGTATGTGTTTATTTGGTACGTGCCATGGGTCTTGAAGAAGAGGCTAGAAAAGGTGGAGGAGTACTGTTGTTTAAGGATGCAGAGTGGATTCCTGACAAGGCTTGCCCATATTTGCATATACTTATTCAAAAGAAAATTCTAGACAGCAAGGGAGATAGTGAAGGGAAATTTAATCCATTTCAGCCTATTACTAGAGGTGCTATGGCTAAAATGCTTAGTTTAGCCAATGCAGATATGGATAAGAATCCTCAAAAGGAATTACCTGTTGTTGAACCTAAACCAGTACAACCCCCTGTAGAAGATACAGAAGTACAACCATTGCCTATAGAATTAAATGTAAAACCAGAAGGAAATGAAATTCTAGGAAATATTGTTGCAAAAGCAGGAGATTTTGTAATTATTGAAAGTATAGATAAAAAAGATTCTTATAAGATAGTTTCAAATACTAGTATTACTGTAAATGGCAATACAAGTACCAAAGAGAGTCTTGAAAAGGGAATGACTGTTAAGATTACAGTAAAAGAAGGTAATATCCTATCAAGCATTGAAAGTGAAAGTACCAATGATATTTTGTCAGGCAAAATTCTAGGAGTAAATTTAGGAGCTAATCCAAGCATAAAATTAGAGTCTGATGATAATACGGTTAAGACTGTTTATTTAGCTGAAGATACTAAAGTTTTGGTTAATGGAAAATCCTCTCTTTTATTTACACTAAGGGAGAATGATACTGTAAAAGTGGAAGTTATTAATAATTTAGGAATAAAAATTGTGGTTGAAAGCTTAAATGGCTCTCTAAAAGGGACTATAGTAGAGAAAAATATAGAAGATGATTATTTACTAGTAGTTGAAAGAGAAGATGGATCAGAACATGAATATACATTAGATAAAAATGTAAATATCATGAGAAATGGTAGTCAAGCTAATTTTGAACAATTAAGAAGAAAAGATGTTGTAAATATAAACCTTGCGAATGGTCTTGTTACAGATGTGGATGCAATGTCGGTAAAAGGCGAAGATGAAGGGTATATAAAAGGCATTTTAATTTCTGATGAGCCACAGTTAATTATAGGTATGGAAAATGGAAAAGAGGAAACCTATGATATAATGAAATCTGCTTTTATAAAAGTTGATGGAAAAATAGTTGATATTTATGGCTTGAGATTAGGTCAATATGCAAATGTAAAATTAGAAAGTGATGAAATAGTTGAATTAAAAATAGTTACAAAGAAGGGAAAATAG
- a CDS encoding ABC transporter permease, producing the protein MSSIDLISMGVKSLWRRKLRTFLTILGVVIGTSSIVVMLSLGFGMSETFKAQISEMGSLNIITVYRGYYGGYNDPGMGNKKQVDLDDKAIGKFSKLDGVEAVTPVVETNGKLVDGKYTTYTSIKGIDPKNMDKFGFKLADGRLLRSGDELSVVYGGEIKQMFNDENSRYGSTKEPNIDLMKDKIIFTFDMEYGSKRRGPSIEVDNQKKPDYKTYKIKSVGILAEGDWEKAYSVYMPIDQVKKLIQEKNKAEGNKISPEERKRQRGYEQVLLYVPDINKVTEVQNQLKDMGYNASSLTDYLESMKKTSGVIQAILGGIGAVSLLVAAIGITNTMVMSIYERTKEIGVMKVIGASLRDIKRLFLFESGMIGLLGGIVGVTLSGGLSFLLNKLAPRLGDFVGTGAETKISIIPIWLIFASIGFATFIGLLSGYYPARRAMNLSALEAIRTE; encoded by the coding sequence TTCTTACTATTTTAGGCGTAGTCATAGGAACTAGTTCCATAGTAGTAATGCTCTCCTTAGGATTTGGGATGAGTGAAACTTTTAAAGCACAGATAAGTGAAATGGGAAGTTTAAATATCATAACCGTATACCGAGGATACTATGGTGGATACAACGATCCTGGTATGGGAAATAAGAAACAAGTAGATTTAGATGACAAGGCCATAGGAAAATTCTCTAAACTAGACGGTGTAGAAGCTGTAACTCCTGTGGTAGAAACAAACGGAAAACTAGTAGATGGAAAATATACAACCTATACTAGCATAAAAGGTATTGACCCTAAAAACATGGATAAGTTTGGCTTTAAGCTTGCAGATGGTAGACTTCTTAGAAGTGGAGATGAACTTTCAGTTGTATATGGTGGAGAAATAAAACAAATGTTTAATGATGAGAATTCAAGATATGGAAGTACCAAAGAACCTAATATCGACCTTATGAAAGACAAGATAATATTCACCTTTGACATGGAATATGGAAGCAAAAGAAGAGGCCCTTCTATAGAAGTAGATAATCAAAAGAAACCTGACTATAAAACTTACAAAATTAAATCAGTAGGAATTTTAGCTGAAGGTGATTGGGAAAAAGCATACTCTGTTTATATGCCAATTGACCAAGTAAAAAAACTTATTCAAGAAAAAAACAAAGCAGAAGGAAATAAGATTAGTCCAGAAGAAAGAAAACGTCAAAGAGGATATGAACAAGTACTTTTATATGTACCAGATATAAATAAAGTAACCGAAGTTCAAAACCAGCTAAAAGATATGGGGTACAACGCCAGTAGTTTAACCGATTACTTAGAAAGTATGAAAAAGACTTCAGGAGTAATACAAGCCATACTGGGTGGCATTGGTGCAGTGTCCCTTTTAGTAGCAGCCATAGGTATAACCAATACCATGGTCATGAGTATATACGAAAGAACAAAAGAAATAGGTGTAATGAAAGTAATAGGTGCATCCCTTAGAGATATAAAGAGATTGTTCCTATTTGAATCAGGAATGATCGGACTATTAGGTGGTATAGTCGGAGTGACTCTAAGCGGCGGACTATCCTTTTTACTAAACAAACTGGCCCCACGCTTAGGAGATTTTGTGGGAACAGGTGCTGAAACAAAGATAAGTATCATCCCTATATGGCTCATATTTGCATCTATAGGTTTTGCAACTTTTATAGGACTATTATCAGGATACTATCCAGCAAGAAGAGCAATGAACTTAAGTGCACTAGAAGCAATAAGAACAGAATAA